CCAGCCATGAGGCGCCGTATTATGTTGAGCATGGTGTGATTCATTCTGCTATTACCAATATGCCAGCTGCCGCACAGCTTACAGCCAGTGAAGCGCTGTCACATGCGATTACACCATATGTGTTGATGCTTGCAGATGACAAATGGTCTGAAAGCTTGAAAGAAGCCATTAACGTGAAAGATGGTCAACTTATGATTGACACAGCACAAGCTTCTTAAAGCTAAAACGAATAAGAGAAAGCCGCAGTTATGCGGCTTTTTTCTTTTGTCTTGCTATAAACAGACAAAATGAACATAATGCAGGCCATGGTTGCAAAAATTCAAACAATCAGTTTAGAAGGTATTCAAGCTTCATCTGTAGAGGTGGAGGTTCAAATTGCGCCAGGTCTTTCAAGTTTTCAAGTGGTTGGTTTACCAGATAATGCCGTTAAAGAATCAAAAGACCGTATTCGTGCAGCCTTTTATAGTTGTGGTGTTGCGCTGCCAGCTAAACGTATTACCGTAAACCTTACGCCTGCACATGCCCATAAATCTGGGAGTCATTATGATTTTGCTATTGCTGTAGGTCTTCTTACCGCTCTTAAAATTGTACCGTTAGATATGGCTCGGCAAGCTCTTTATATGGGTGAACTTGGCTTAGATGGTACGCTTCACCCGGTGCCAGGTGTTCTTCCAGCTGTGCTCCATGCCATGCAAAATGATATTGAGCAAGTGTTTGTACCTGCAGTGAATGCACCTGAAGGGGCATGGTGTGAAGATGTTGCTGTGATGCCTGTACGTAATTTAACAGAGTTTTTAAGCCATGTTTCAGGTGAGGCGCCTTTACAGCCTTTGGTGCCACAGAGTATCTCAACTCAAGATATTAAAATTCAAGACAACTTCAGTGATGTGAAAGGCCAATATGCTGCTAAGCGTGCTATGGAAATAGCAGCAGCAGGTGGGCATAACCTGCTTATGTGTGGGCCTCCCGGGTCTGGTAAAAGCATGATGGCAAGCCGTTTCCCAGCTCTTCTTCCAAATATGAAAACAGAAGATGTTCTTGAAACATCTATGATTCATAGTATTGCAGGACAGTTAACAGGTGGTTTGAATTTAAAACGCCCGTATAGGTCTCCGCACCATAGTGCTTCGGCTGTTGCACTCAGTGGGGGTGGGCATAAAGCACTACCTGGTGAAATGTCTCTTGCGCATAAAGGTGTGCTTTTCCTGGATGAGCTTCCTGAGTTTCCACGAAACGTACTTGAAACATTGAGGCAGCCTTTAGAGAGTAAAGAGATTACAGTATCTCGTGCTAATCATCATGTGACTTATCCAGCATCCTTCCAGTTTATTGCTGCCATGAACCCTTGCCCTTGTGGGTATATGGGAGATGATACGCAAGTATGTCGCTGTTCTCCGCGCCAAATTGAGTCTTACAGAGGTAAACTTTCAGGACCTCTTATGGATCGTATTGATCTTCATGTTGGTGTGGAGGCTGTACCCATTGACGCACTTACGGCAGGAAGCAAAGAAGAGCCTACAGAGACTATAAAAGCGCGTGTTTTACGTGCAAGGCACCGCCAAGAGGAGCGCTACAAGGAAAATGGTTATAGTTGTAACGCAGAAGTAGGGGCCGGAGATGTTGAGCATTATATGCCATTATGTCAGCAAGGGCTTACTCTCTTAAACAAAGCTCATGAAAAATTTGCGGTTTCTGCTAGAAGCTTCCATAGAATTGTCCGTGTGGCGAGAACCATTGCTGACCTTGAAGGGTGTGACGCAATTGGCCCACAGCACGTTGCTGAATCTCTAGGTTACCGCTATCGCCCCTATACAGGATAGGCCTTTTCCTGCATAGTTAAAGAATGCGGGTATTAGGGATCCTTTTCTTATGTTTTTTATATGTTGTACCGTCCTTTTCTGAAGGGCGCCCTTTGCCGCGTTATGCCAGCCTAAGAAGCTCAGAAGTCAATGTGCGTACAGGCCCCGGTACACAGTTTCCTATTCTTTGGGTGTATCGTCGCTCTGGATACCCCGTCAAAATTATTGCAGACTACGATTCATGGCGCCAAATTGAAGACGAAGATGGTGAGCAGGGTTGGGTCTATAAAGGGCTTCTTTCATCAACACGTACTGTGACTGTACAAGGAGCAGAACCAGCAAGACTGTTTAGAAAGCCAGATGGTGTAACGGTTTTAAATTACCTTGAGCCAGGTGTTATTGCTTATTTGCTTCAATGTAACCCTATTCTATGTAAGGTTAAAGTGGATGGCCGTAAAGGTTGGGTGATGAAAGAGAAGCTCAGTATGGTTGAGGAGTTAAACAATGGCTAAAATTCAGCTGAATATCCCTCTTATGATGGCGTCTACCTCTATTTTTCGCAGGCGCATGCTAGAGGAAGTGAAACTGCCTTGTTCTTTTGAGAAACCATTGGATGAAGAAAACGATATTAAAGGTAAGGTGAGGCATCTTCCTTTCCCTGAACAGGCATTGGCTTTAGGAGCCTACAAAGGCCAAACTTTGAGTAAAAATCACCCAGATACTTATGTAATCTCAAGTGATCAAATGGCGGTATGTGAAGGTAAGGTTTATAGTAAACCTAAATCTTTAGAAGAGGGTGTAGAGCAGCTTATGGAGCTCTCTGGCAAAGTGGTTGAGCTTCATACCGCTGCAATCATTCAAAAGAGCTCACAGACAGTATGGTCTCATGTAGAAACCCCAAGAGTTCAAATGCGAAAATTCACCGAAACAGAGGCGCTTTCATATTTGCAAATGGAGCCAGAAGCCCTGTATTGCTGCGGAAGTTGCAAGCTTGAAGGCACTGGATGTTACCTTGTGCATTCTATTGATGGAGACCCTTATACGATTCAAGGCTTACCAGTCAACGCCCTTATTAATTGGCTCATGGAAGAAAAACATGTGGAGCTGGTTGCATCATGATTGTTGGGTTAACAGGTGGTATTGCAAGTGGTAAGAGTACAGTTGCACGTATTTTGAAAGAGTTTGGTGCTATTGTGTTAGATGCAGATGCTCAAGTAAGAGCTAACCAAATGATTGGTTCTGATGGGTATGAGAAGACCAAAGCCATTGTTGGCGAAGACTGTGTGTTAGAAAGCGGTGCATTTGATAGGGAAAAAATCCGAAGTAAAATTTTAAAAGATTCTACTATTCTTGACGCTCTTGAGGATAACCTTCATCCAATTGTCAGAGATTATTATGCAAAAGCCCTTAAAGATGTAGATACAAAAAATGATCTCGTTATTTTAGATGTGCCATTACTGATTGGTTACCCTACAGAGCTCTTGTGTGAAAAGATTGTTGTGACTATTTGTGCGGATGAAGAGGAGCGTAAAAAGCGTGCTTTTGACCGTGGCGGTATGTCAGAAGAGTGGTGGCAGTTTATTACCTCACGTCAACTCACAGCAGATCAGTTTAGAGATCGAGCGGATTATGTCATTCCGACAGAGTGTTCTATGGATGAAACCAAAGAGCATGTGAGGAAACTGATAAGCTTACTTACCAATACAGAAGCTTGAGAAGACCACGTCTAGCACGTCCTCACTACCAGTTTTCCCTGTAATATCTCCAATAGAGTGTGCCGCCTCACGTAAGTCTTGTGCGATGAGATCGCTCAAGCTGTAACGCGCATCAGAAGCGTTTTGCAAAACTGAAAGGGCGCGATCAAGGTGAGAAACTGCAAGCTCAGCAGCCTTTCTGTGACGTTCCCTGGTAATGAGTTGGCTATTCATATGGGCGCCATACTCTTTTTGAATCATAACTTCAAGTTCTTTAAGAATGACAGTCAGTGCAGTTTTTTCAGTAAGGTTTTCAAAAATGGAAACACCTGTTTCAGGTAAAGTGACATCACCTGATTGATCTTTCTTAGAGAAGACAGTAAGGAGTTTATCTTTTTTGTGTTCTGGAACTTTATCCAAAACAGAGAGGTCCATATCATCTGCAGCAATAACCGCAATAATCAGATCCGCTGAAGAGATACGCGCTTCTGCTTTTTCAACACCGATTTTTTCAATCACATCTTCTGTTTCACGAATACCTGCGGTATCTGCAATCGTTACAGGGAACCCGCCAATGTTAAGTCTTTTCTCAACCACGTCGCGCGTTGTTCCTGCAATAGGGCTAACAATAGCAGTGTCCTCACCTGTCAGAAGGTTAAGGAGTGTAGATTTACCAGCATTAGGCTTCCCGACAATACTGAGGGTAAACCCGTCACGCACACGCTCACCAAAGTTATTATTTAGGGCTGAAGTGAGTGTGTTGTGCATGGCTTCAATTTTTTGTCTCACGCCTGCATCTTCTAAAACATCAATTTCCTCATCTGGAAAATCAATAGCTGCTTCAACGTGAGCCAGCATATGTAGGATATCTGAGCGCCAGCCTTCAAATAGAGATGTGCTTTCTCCCTTAAGTTGGGTGAGAGCTTGTTTACGTTGAGCTTCTGTTTCACTGGCAACAATATCTGCAATACCTTCAGCTTGCAGGAGACTCATTTTTCCGTTCATAAAAGCACGACGGCTAAATTCACCCTGAACTGCAGGACGAACATGTTCATGCGCACACAGCGTTGTCATAATTTTTTCAATAACAGCCATACCACCATGACAGTGAATTTCAACAACATCTTCACCTGTAAAGGAGTTTGGACCTTTAAAAGCAAGCACAAGAACTTGGTCAATTTCTTCGCCTGAATCATCTTTAAGTGTACAGTAATGAGCATGCCTTGGTTTAAGGCTACTTGTAACACTGACCTTATTTAAGGCATCAAGGGCGTGTGGGCCTGAAAGACGTAGAATAGCAACCCCTGCGGCAAGAGGGGCAGTAGCAAGTGCGATAATCGTTTTAGAGTCATGTAGCATGCCTTGTGTTATAAAGAGATTTGTGTTTGTATGCAACCTTTAATGAAAGAGTTTAATGGATGCCAGAGCTGCCTGAAGTAGAAACCGTTATGCGCGGTATGGAAAAAGAGATGTTAGGAAAAACCCTAGATAGGGTTGCTGTACATATTCCTAAACTTCGTTGGGAGGTTCCTGTTGAACTTAAAAGCATTAAAAATGAAAAAGTTAAAGCATTTAAACGCCGCTCTAAATACGTACTTATTTATTTGGAGAGTGGGCGTATTATCATTATCCACCTTGGAATGAGTGGCCGTATACTGTTTGGAAGTGAAAAATCGCATACAAAACAAAAGCATGACCATATAGTGTTCTATTTTGGGAATGAGCAAGTTGCCATTTATAATGATCCAAGGCGCTTTGGTATGGTGGACTTAGTTGATGAAAAGGCTCTTGATGACAGCCATTATATGAAAACCTTAGGCCCTGAGCCTCTAGGTAATTGTTTTACAAAAGATTACTTCTATAAAACCCTACAAAATAGCCGTTTAGCGATAAAAACAGCTATTATGCAACCAAGGGTGGTTGTTGGGGTCGGTAATATCTATGCAAGTGAGTCTTTGTTTGCTGCTGGGTTAGACCCAAGGATACCTGCAGGAAGTTTAACACAGGCTCAGATGGATACATTGCATACATGCATTGTAGAGACTTTAAAGGATGCCATTGAAGCAGGTGGCTCTACTTTGAAGGACTATGTTCAGGCAGATGGGTCACTTGGTTATTTTCAACACTCCTTTAAGGTATATGGGCGTGAAGGGGAGCCATGTAAGACTTGTAAAAGCCCTATAAACAAGGTAGTTTTAAACCAAAGGAGCACGTTCTACTGCCCTAAATGTCAAATATAATGAACGACTTAATTTAGGTGAGTGTTTATTTACTTACAGTTTTGGCGAAATATGACCATGGGTTGTGCCCGTATAAAGAAAGAAAAATAGTTTAAATGAAGACAGAGCGTATTCTTGCTATTGAGAGTTCATGTGATGAAACCGCAGTTGCACTTGTTGATGTATCAATAAGTGATGAAGGTGTATTCACAAGTTCGGTGATCTCAAGCAATGTTCTGAGTCAAATTGATACCCATCGCGCATATGGGGGCGTTATACCAGAAGTTGCATCAAGGGAGCACTATGAAGCCCTCTCAGGGTTAGTTAAGAATTGTATTCAATCTGCGAGTGTTGAGTTGAATACAATTTCTAGAGTGGCAGCAACAGTTTCACCTGGTCTTGTGGGTGGGCTTTTGGTTGGAAGCGTCTATGCAAAAAACTATGCCTTTGGTTTGGGTGTGCCTTTTTCAGGTATAAACCATATTGAGGGGCATGTGCTTACTGTTGGCTTAACAGATGAACGCCAGCCTCCTTATTTGGTACTTCTTGTTTCTGGTGGGCATTGCCAATTTGTTTCGGTAAAGGGTATTGGTGAGTATGAGCTTATTGGTAAGACTGTGGATGACTCTGTAGGAGAGTGCTTTGATAAAGTTGCTCAAATGTTGAATCTTCCATATCCGGGAGGCCCTGAAATTGAAAAGCTTGCCATGAATGGCAACCCTGAAGCTTACGAGTTACCAAAACCAATGCTCCATAATGGTCTGGATTTTTCATTTTCTGGTTTGAAGACAGCTGTGCGTCAATTGATTGACTCTGTAGATATGACAGAGGAAGTAAAGACTGATATCTGCGCGTCTTTCCAACAAACAGTCGCTGACCTATTTGCACATAAGCTTAAAAAAGCTCTTAAAGAAACAGGCCACAATGCTTGTGTGGTTGCTGGTGGTGTTGCGGCAAATAAAACAATTCGTGCAGCGCTTGATACAGTGTGTCAAAATAATGAAGCTAAATTTATCGCGCCTCCGCTTAAGCTTTGTACAGATAATGCGGAGATGATTGCCTATACAGCGGGTGTGCGCGCACTGCTTGGTGCTGAAGACTCAGAAGCTGCTGTAAAGCCACGTTGGCCATTAGAAGATATGAACTGGAGATATGCCTAATGAAAGTTGCTGTGATTGGAGCTGGGCAATTTGGTGTTGCACTTGCCCATGAGCTTGCGCTTTCAGGTCATCATGTAAATTTATATGGTAGAGATAGGGATGTGTTTTTAACATGGTCCTCAAATGGTAAGTTTACCGGCCTATATGATGATCTTAGCCTTCCACGTCTTCTATCATTAAGTACTGACATGTCAGATGCGATTCGTGATGTGGATGTCATTTTATCTGTGGTGCCTTGTGCGGCAAACAGATCTATCGCTTTACAATTGGCACCGCTTTTAAATGAAGGACAGAAGGTTGTTCTCTGTTCTAAAGGGTTTGCTAATGAACGTGGAGATTTTCTGACAGATCTATGGAAAAGGCACGGTGTTCCAGAAGAACAGCTTCTTGTGCTTTCAGGCCCTGGCTTTGCAAAGGAAATTATTGATGGACAACCAACTTGCGTGTCACTTGCCTGCACAGATAAAAAGAACCTGCTTTCAGTAGGCTCTTTATTTTCTGGTCGTAAATTTAGACTGTATTACACAACAGATATTATTGGTGTGCAGGTTGCTGGCGCCATGAAGAACGTATTTGCTATTCTTGCAGGCCTTGTAAAAGGTTTAGGTTATGGGGACAACGCTTCTGCGGCGCTCTTGACGATGGGCCTTAGAGAAATGAGCATGGTTGTTGAAGCTCTTAAAGGAAAAAGAGAAACCCTTCTTGGGTTTTCTGGTGTAGGGGATCTTCTTCTAACTGCGACATCTCTGCAATCACGGAATACGCAATTTGGTGTAGCCCTCGCTAAATATGCAGATAAGGATAAAGCCGTTGCTGAAGTTGGTGCTACAATTGAAGGGATTGCGACTGTGGAGAAGAGTTTAGCGCTTGCGAGCCGTCTAAGCCTCAACCTTCCACTTGTGGAAGGTGTACATAGTGTGATTAGAGGGTATATAAAGGCAGAAGATCTTATTGATATTCTGTTTGATCAGGTAAGAGAGTTTGAGACACATGAAAAGAATCCTATTTAGCATCTTAGCAGTTAACCTTGTTTGGAACTTTAGCGCTGCCGCTCAAATTAGCTTAGATGAAGAGTTGGTTGATAAAACGGCTCAGGAAACATCTAAAATTACAATTCGCGTTCTTTTTGAGGGGGAGAACTTTCCTTCTTATACGTGGGATGTGCCGCAGCCTCAAAAGCCGATTCTTTTTACATGGTTAAAAGACATGGCTCGTGGCGATATTGATCGTGATCCTGTTTTGGCTGTGCATGGTAAAGTAAAAGAGTATCGTGGCCTTGAGATAGAATTCTTTGATTATGATGGCGGTAAACTTGAAACGATTACACTTTATAACGAGCTTGTGAAGAATGACTTTGGCGATATTCTTTTCCGTGATCTTGGCCGTTACTTTGAATACTGGGTGTGGAGTACAACAGATGTATTTGAGCTCCAAGATGTTGCAGCAAAAGTTCTCCCTATTTATGCGTTTGAGCAGTGCTTACGCCTAGGTAATCCTATTATTGAGACATACCCACGCCAGTGTTTGCTTGCTGATGGTGATATCTTCCTTGAAGTAAATGAAAAACCAACGCTAGAAGCGCTTCTGATTAATAACTTTGATGATTGTTTAGAGAAGGGGCAGGCTTTGATTAACACCTTCCCACGCCGTTGTGTTGCAGCTGGTGGTCACGTTTATACTGAACCTCCACGTCTTTTCACAACAACGAAGCGTCGTGAAAACACAGATAAGAAGAAGCCAGAAGGCCGGGACATCTATAAGTTAAACTAGATGATTAGATAAAGAGAAGCGCCCGTAAAGGGCGCTTTCTTTTGTAGGCGTAAGGGATTATACGTCTAGGTTCTTTACGTTCAGGGCGTTGTCCTGAATGAAGTCACGACGAGGTTCTACAACGTCACCCATGAGCATTGTGAAGGTTTCATCTGCCTTCATGACATCGTCAATCGTTACTTGTAGTAGTGAACGGTTGTCAGGGTTGAGTGTTGTTTCCCAAAGTTGGTCAGCGTTCATCTCACCAAGACCCTTATAGCGCTGTAGGTTCATACCTTCACGGCCTTTGGCAAGAACAGTGCTTACAAACTCATCAGGCGTTGTAATAGGGTTCTCAGTTGATTTGTATGTGTAGTTTCCTTCACCAAGTAGAGTCAGAACTTCGTCCTTCATCTTAATAAGGCCACGCATGCTTGTGCGGTCTAGGTGGTTTGGTGTCAGTGTAACTGTCTCTGTAAGACCTTCTTTCTGGCGAGAACATACAATTTGGAAACCATCCACTTCAAAGGCTTGAACCACTAGGCTCCATTGCTCATTGCTTGCTTCTGTCTCGTTAAGGATATCTACAAGCTTTCCTTTAAGCTTTTCAGCATCAGCTTGTGTCTTCAGGCTGTTTGCTTCAACACCAGCTTTAATGAGGCTGTATGTGAAGTTTTTAGTCAGGCCGTAACGGACACTGTTTTGGATCGTGTTTACGTAACCAGAGATCTTCTGACATGTGTGGAACGTATCTGTTAGGTCAGCACCACTACGTTGTTCACCATTTGCAAGCGTTAGCACAGCACTGTCTAGAGCCAGTGTTGAGAGGTATTCTTGAAGCTCTTCATCATCCTTAATGTAAACCACGCTCTTACCTTTAGCCACACGGTATAGAGGAGGCTGGGCAATAAATAGGTGGCCAGCTTCAACAAGGTCCGGAAGGTTACGGTAGAAGAATGTAAGAAGAAGCGTACGAATGTGCGCACCATCGACGTCGGCATCGGTCATGATGACAATCTTATGGTAACGGAGTTTTTCAATATCAAACTCGTCTTTACCAATACTTGTACCCATCGCTTTAACAAGCGTACCAATTTCTTCGTTCTGGAGCATACGGTCAAAACGTACACGCTCAACGTTAAGAATTTTACCACGTAGAGGAAGGATCGCTTGGAAGCTACGGTCACGGCCTTGCTTGGCTGTACCACCGGCACTGTCCCCCTCGACAATGTAGATTTCACATTTCTCAGGCTTACGAGACGAACAGTCTGCAAGTTTACCTGGAAGGTTTGCAACATCAAGGGCACTCTTACGACGTGTCATTTCACGGGCTTTACGCGCCGCTTCACGTGCAGAGGCACTCTCTACAACTTTTTGAACAACAGCTTTCGCAAAGTCAGGGTTCTCTTCAAAGAACTCTGCAAGCTTTTCACCAACAACGTTCTCAACAACACCACGTACTTCACTTGAAACAAGCTTGTCTTTTGTTTGAGAGCTAAATTTAGGGTCTGGAACTTTAACACTCAGTACGCATGTAAGACCTTCACGAGAGTCTTCACCGCTTAGAGAAACTTTGCTCTTTTTCATAAGGCCAGATGAGTTTGCATAACCGTTAATGATACGTGTCAGCGCAGCACGGAAACCTTGTAGGTGCGTACCACCATCACGCTGTGGAATGTTGTTTGTGAACGGGAATACGTTCTCTTGGTAACCATCGTTCCACTGAAGTGAAATTTCAACACCAACGCCGTCCTTTTCGCCTTCCATGTAAATTGGAGCTTCAACAAGGGCGTTACGGTTACGGTCTAGGTGTTTTACGAACTCAATCAAGCCACCTTCGTAGTGAAGAACAACTTCTTTCATTTCTTCTTCACGGTGATCCTGAAGGCGGATTTTAACACCTGAGTTTAGGAATGAGAGCTCACGCAGACGCTTTTCGAGCGTTTCAAATGAGAACTCAGTCGTTGTAAAAATTTTATCAGATGGGATAAAGGTAACTTTAGTACCAGTCTCGTCCGTTGTACCAACTTCTTTAAGAGGGAAGGCTGCTTCACCCATGTTGTACTCTTGGTGCCATTTTTTGCCACCACGGTTAATGTCTAGGTATAGGAAATCAGAAAGGGCGTTTACAACAGAGACACCAACCCCGTGTAGACCACCTGAAACTTTGTATGAGTTGTTATCAAACTTACCACCCGCGTGGAGCTGCGTCATAATTACCTCTGCCGCACTTACGCCTTCTTCTGGGTGCATGTCTGTTGGAATACCACGACCGTTATCGCTGACTGATACGCCGCCATCAGCGTTAAGAGAGACAACAATGTCATCACAGTGGCCAGCTAGGGCTTCATCAATGGCGTTATCAACAACCTCGTAAACCATGTGGTGAAGACCACTACCGTCGTCTGTGTCACCAATGTACATTCCTGGGCGTTTACGTACGGCATCAAGGCCTTTTAGGACCTTAATCGAGTCTGCGCCGTAATCTGGGTTATCTACTGGAACTTGTGGTGTATCTGTCATCGCTGTCGCCATATCTGTCATTGTTCTTTTTTCCTTAAACCTATTGAAGATTTACATAGGCTAAAAATATAGCACAAACGGCTAAAATTCGCTTTTAAAAAAGCAAAAAAGAGACGGAAAAACAGAGGTTTTGCCTAAAAATTAGTCAAGAGTGAGGGTGCCGTTCTCAACTTTGCAGAAAAGGGCGTCGGAAATGTTCTCAAAAGCGGCTTTTTCAGTCCCTGTCATCCAGATTTGCGCACCGTATTTTGTGAGGGCTTCGAGCATCATGTTTTTATTCTCTGCATCAAGGTGTGCAACAAACTCATCAAGTAGAATAAGGGGTGCGTTACCTTTTTGTTTATGGAGGAGCTCCGCGTGAGCTAGAAGCACATCAAGCAGTGCTTTTTTGTGCTGCCCTGTCGAGGTGCGGTTGAGCCTGTTACCTGCTGGTAGGAATGTGCCAACCACATCTGTGCGGTGTGTGCCAAAGTGTGTGCTTTGGTAAATGCTGTCACGCTTTCTGTGGCTTTGCCATTTGCTGGCAATATCTGTAGCACCCATACCTTCTAGAATAAATTTATGGAGTGGACATTCAAGTTCGAGTTCTACAAGAGAGAGAGTTTCAGCAAGGGCCTCAAAGTAATTCTTACGGTTGATAGCAATCTGGTAAGCAAGCTCGCTCGCCATGTGCTCTTCAGCGCCAATCCAATCGCTGTCTGCGTTTTCTTTAAGAAGTTTAAGACGATTTTTAATGTGGGTTTTGTAACGGTTGATAAGCGCACCATGGTTTGGGTAAAGTCCAAAAACGAGGCGATCAAAGAAATCACGTCTTGGCGCAGCGCCATCATGGAAGAGGCGATCATACCTTGGAGTAAACCAAACAATATGGCCGAGCCGTGTGAGGTCTGTTTGATGCTCTACAATATCTCCGTCCAGCATAATCTTACGGTCTTTGCCATCATAGGACATGCCGAGAGAGAAAGATTCTTCCCCACCTGTAAGTTCACTGTATAGGCCCCAAGAGAGGGAACCATCTTGGACTTGTTCAGCGCGTTTGGCTTTATGGATACCAAAGCCTGGTGAAAGAAGAGAGAGGGCTTCTAAGATGTTTGTTTTGCCGGCACCGTTTTCCCCGTACAACACAACATGGGATTTCCCTTCTGTTTGAAGGTCCAAACTTTCAAAGTTTCTAAATGTTGTGAGTTTAAGGGTGTTAATATGCATAGAGGCACTGTAACAAAAGCAGCCGTATAAGCAAAGCCCCGCAAACTGCGGGGCTTTAAATATCGATTAAAAGAGAAAGGCACAAAAAATCAGCAGGCCAATCACAGCAAGGGCTTTTTGCAGTCGAGGCTGAAGCTTTGTTTCAACTTCTTTCAGCATATCTTTGAGCATTTCAAGAACCTCTTCTTGAGACAGCTCGCGCCCTTCCTTTTGTTCAAGAGCTTTTTTGAGTTGAGTGAATTCCTCATCGTCTTCTTTGATGATGTTTGGGTCGGTAATGTATTTTGCACCAAATTTTATGGTTTTAATGCCAGCCCATACAAAGAATGCGTAGATCGCAGCACAAAGTGCAAGAATGATAAATAATGTGGTCATGATAACCTCCAAAAGGAAAGAATAAAGATATAAATCAAAACCACCCTAACAGAGTAGGGTGGCTTATCAAGTATAAATCAGCTTTTAAACTATTTATTTGTCAGAGTTTTAAGGAGGTCAGCTCCAGACATTGTGGCTGGTTTTTCTTGTGGCCTCTCTACAGGTGTGACAGGAGCAGGTTGTGCTGCTGGCTGTTCTGTACTGTGACCATTTTCTTCTTCGTGTTCGGCGCT
The Pseudomonadota bacterium genome window above contains:
- a CDS encoding Maf family protein, which gives rise to MAKIQLNIPLMMASTSIFRRRMLEEVKLPCSFEKPLDEENDIKGKVRHLPFPEQALALGAYKGQTLSKNHPDTYVISSDQMAVCEGKVYSKPKSLEEGVEQLMELSGKVVELHTAAIIQKSSQTVWSHVETPRVQMRKFTETEALSYLQMEPEALYCCGSCKLEGTGCYLVHSIDGDPYTIQGLPVNALINWLMEEKHVELVAS
- the mnmE gene encoding tRNA uridine-5-carboxymethylaminomethyl(34) synthesis GTPase MnmE, producing the protein MLHDSKTIIALATAPLAAGVAILRLSGPHALDALNKVSVTSSLKPRHAHYCTLKDDSGEEIDQVLVLAFKGPNSFTGEDVVEIHCHGGMAVIEKIMTTLCAHEHVRPAVQGEFSRRAFMNGKMSLLQAEGIADIVASETEAQRKQALTQLKGESTSLFEGWRSDILHMLAHVEAAIDFPDEEIDVLEDAGVRQKIEAMHNTLTSALNNNFGERVRDGFTLSIVGKPNAGKSTLLNLLTGEDTAIVSPIAGTTRDVVEKRLNIGGFPVTIADTAGIRETEDVIEKIGVEKAEARISSADLIIAVIAADDMDLSVLDKVPEHKKDKLLTVFSKKDQSGDVTLPETGVSIFENLTEKTALTVILKELEVMIQKEYGAHMNSQLITRERHRKAAELAVSHLDRALSVLQNASDARYSLSDLIAQDLREAAHSIGDITGKTGSEDVLDVVFSSFCIGK
- a CDS encoding YifB family Mg chelatase-like AAA ATPase — translated: MNIMQAMVAKIQTISLEGIQASSVEVEVQIAPGLSSFQVVGLPDNAVKESKDRIRAAFYSCGVALPAKRITVNLTPAHAHKSGSHYDFAIAVGLLTALKIVPLDMARQALYMGELGLDGTLHPVPGVLPAVLHAMQNDIEQVFVPAVNAPEGAWCEDVAVMPVRNLTEFLSHVSGEAPLQPLVPQSISTQDIKIQDNFSDVKGQYAAKRAMEIAAAGGHNLLMCGPPGSGKSMMASRFPALLPNMKTEDVLETSMIHSIAGQLTGGLNLKRPYRSPHHSASAVALSGGGHKALPGEMSLAHKGVLFLDELPEFPRNVLETLRQPLESKEITVSRANHHVTYPASFQFIAAMNPCPCGYMGDDTQVCRCSPRQIESYRGKLSGPLMDRIDLHVGVEAVPIDALTAGSKEEPTETIKARVLRARHRQEERYKENGYSCNAEVGAGDVEHYMPLCQQGLTLLNKAHEKFAVSARSFHRIVRVARTIADLEGCDAIGPQHVAESLGYRYRPYTG
- a CDS encoding SH3 domain-containing protein, with amino-acid sequence MPRYASLRSSEVNVRTGPGTQFPILWVYRRSGYPVKIIADYDSWRQIEDEDGEQGWVYKGLLSSTRTVTVQGAEPARLFRKPDGVTVLNYLEPGVIAYLLQCNPILCKVKVDGRKGWVMKEKLSMVEELNNG
- a CDS encoding alanine dehydrogenase yields the protein SHEAPYYVEHGVIHSAITNMPAAAQLTASEALSHAITPYVLMLADDKWSESLKEAINVKDGQLMIDTAQAS
- the coaE gene encoding dephospho-CoA kinase (Dephospho-CoA kinase (CoaE) performs the final step in coenzyme A biosynthesis.) encodes the protein MIVGLTGGIASGKSTVARILKEFGAIVLDADAQVRANQMIGSDGYEKTKAIVGEDCVLESGAFDREKIRSKILKDSTILDALEDNLHPIVRDYYAKALKDVDTKNDLVILDVPLLIGYPTELLCEKIVVTICADEEERKKRAFDRGGMSEEWWQFITSRQLTADQFRDRADYVIPTECSMDETKEHVRKLISLLTNTEA
- the mutM gene encoding bifunctional DNA-formamidopyrimidine glycosylase/DNA-(apurinic or apyrimidinic site) lyase; the protein is MPELPEVETVMRGMEKEMLGKTLDRVAVHIPKLRWEVPVELKSIKNEKVKAFKRRSKYVLIYLESGRIIIIHLGMSGRILFGSEKSHTKQKHDHIVFYFGNEQVAIYNDPRRFGMVDLVDEKALDDSHYMKTLGPEPLGNCFTKDYFYKTLQNSRLAIKTAIMQPRVVVGVGNIYASESLFAAGLDPRIPAGSLTQAQMDTLHTCIVETLKDAIEAGGSTLKDYVQADGSLGYFQHSFKVYGREGEPCKTCKSPINKVVLNQRSTFYCPKCQI
- the tsaD gene encoding tRNA (adenosine(37)-N6)-threonylcarbamoyltransferase complex transferase subunit TsaD, whose translation is MKTERILAIESSCDETAVALVDVSISDEGVFTSSVISSNVLSQIDTHRAYGGVIPEVASREHYEALSGLVKNCIQSASVELNTISRVAATVSPGLVGGLLVGSVYAKNYAFGLGVPFSGINHIEGHVLTVGLTDERQPPYLVLLVSGGHCQFVSVKGIGEYELIGKTVDDSVGECFDKVAQMLNLPYPGGPEIEKLAMNGNPEAYELPKPMLHNGLDFSFSGLKTAVRQLIDSVDMTEEVKTDICASFQQTVADLFAHKLKKALKETGHNACVVAGGVAANKTIRAALDTVCQNNEAKFIAPPLKLCTDNAEMIAYTAGVRALLGAEDSEAAVKPRWPLEDMNWRYA